One segment of Labrus mixtus chromosome 10, fLabMix1.1, whole genome shotgun sequence DNA contains the following:
- the phykpl gene encoding 5-phosphohydroxy-L-lysine phospho-lyase isoform X2 — protein sequence MDLLNTNSRFLHDNRVMYADRLSATLPEKLCVFYFVNSGSEANDLALRLAQQYTQHEDVIVLDHAYHGHLMSLIDISPYKFRKLAGQKEWVHVAPLPDTYRGIYRDTHPDPGQAYADTVKDLIEDVHNKGRKISAFFAESLPSVGGQIIFPQGYSTKVAEYVRSAGGVYVADEVQTGFGRVGSHFWAFELQGEGFCPDIVTMGKPMGNGHPLACVATTAEIAGAFTANGVEYFNTFGGNPVSCAIGLEVLNVIEKEDLRGNATRVGAHLKGLLTKLQSQHQIIGDVRGVGLFVGIELVTDREQKTPATKTAAWVVKRLKEEDLICVSTDGPWESVLKFKPPMCFSMEDVELVVRCIHRILSDLETNGLKLEKEDI from the exons atgGACCTTCTAAACACCAATTCACGATTCCTGCACGACAACAGGGTCATGTACGCAGACCGCCTGTCTGCCACCTTGCCTGAGAAGCTGTGTGTCTTCTACTTTGTTAATTCTGG GTCAGAGGCCAATGATCTCGCTCTGCGACTGGCACAGCAGTATACCCAGCACGAGGATGTCATTGTGCTTGACCA TGCATACCATGGGCATCTAATGTCCCTCATCGACATTAGTCCTTACAAGTTCCGGAAACTGGCAGGACAGAAGGAATGGGTTCATGTG GCCCCCTTACCAGACACCTATAGAGGCATATACCGCGACACTCACCCTGACCCAGGACAAGCATACGCTGATACAGTTAAAGACCTAATCGAGGATGTGCATAATAAAGGTCGAAAG ATCTCTGCATTCTTTGCCGAATCCTTGCCAAGTGTTGGAGGACAAATCATCTTTCCTCAAGGATACTCAACTAAAGTTGCAGA ATATGTGCGCTCTGCTGGAGGTGTGTATGTGGCCGATGAGGTGCAGACGGGCTTTGGACGTGTGGGGAGTCACTTCTGGGCCTTCGAGTTGCAGGGGGAGGGTTTCTGCCCCGACATAGTGACCATGGGCAAACCGATGGGCAATGGGCATCCCCTGGCATGCGTGGCCACCACAGCAGAGATAGCTGGAGCGTTCACAGCCAATGGAGTGGAATACTTCAATACG TTCGGAGGAAACCCAGTGTCCTGTGCAATTGGCCTGGAAGTCCTGAATGTGATTGAGAAAGAGGACCTGAGAGGAAATGCCACAAGGGTGGGAGCACATCTGAAAGGTTTACTCACAAAGCTTCAATCCCAGCATCAAATAATTGGAGATGTCAG GGGCGTCGGATTGTTTGTGGGTATTGAGTTGGTTACAGACAGGGAGCAGAAGACCCCTgccacaaaaacagcagcatggGTGGTGAAAAG ATTGAAGGAGGAGGATCTGATCTGTGTCAGTACAGATGGCCCCTGGGAGAGCGTCTTGAAGTTCAAACCCCCAATGTGTTTCAGTATGGAGGATGTAGAACTGGTGGTACGATGCATTCATCGTATCCTCTCAG ACCTGGAGACCAATGGTCTTAAACTGGAAAAGGAAGACATCTAA
- the hnrnpaba gene encoding heterogeneous nuclear ribonucleoprotein A/Ba isoform X2, giving the protein MSEIEQQYMETSENGHEVDDDFNGAGQTEEGIDESAVNDCGEGEGEAEAEAEAEAEAEGEGEGEGADADENSQNGGTEGGQIDASKGEEDAGKMFVGGLSWDTSKKDLKDYFSKYGEVTDCTIKMDQQTGRSRGFGFILFKEAVSVDKVLEQKEHRLDGRVIDPKKAMAMKKDPVKKIFVGGLNPDTSKEVIQEYFGTFGEIETIELPQDPKTEKRRGFVFITYKDEVPVKKVMEKKYHNVGGSKCEIKIAQPKEVYQQQQYGARGYGGRGRGRGGQGQNWNQGYNNYWNQGYNQNYGYGQQGYGYGGYGNYDYSAGYYGYGGGYDYSLK; this is encoded by the exons atgtCTGAGATAGAGCAGCAGTATATGGAAACATCGGAAAACGGCCATGAAGTCGACGATGATTTTAACGGAGCCGGCCAAACCGAGGAGGGGATCGACGAGAGCGCTGTGAATGACTGCGGAGAGGGTGAAGGAGAagcagaggcagaggcagaaGCAGAGGcagaagcagagggagagggagagggcgagGGTGCCGACGCCGATGAGAACTCGCAAAACGGCGGCACAGAGGGCGGCCAGATCGACGCCAGTAAAGGCGAGGAGGATGCCGG GAAAATGTTTGTTGGTGGGCTCAGTTGGGACACGAGCAAGAAGGATCTTAAAGATTACTTCTCTAAATATGGTGAGGTGACGGACTGCACCATCAAGATGGACCAGCAGACAGGGAGGTCAAGAGGTTTCGGCTTCATTCTCTTCAAAGAGGCAGTCAGCGTTGACAAG gtcttaGAACAGAAAGAGCACAGACTAGATGGCCGAGTTATCGACCCCAAGAAGGCTATGGCAATGAAGAAAGACCCAGTGAAGAAAATCTTTGTGGGGGGCCTTAACCCTGACACCTCTAAGGAAGTCATTCAGGAGTACTTTGGGACATTTGGAGAG ATCGAGACCATTGAACTTCCGCAAGATCCAAAGACGGAAAAGAGGAGGGGATTCGTAttcatcacatataaagacgaGGTTCCAGTCAAGAAGGTGATGGAGAAGAAGTACCATAACGTCGGTGGAAGCAAG TGTGAAATTAAAATCGCCCAGCCCAAAGAGGTctaccagcagcagcagtatggTGCCCGTGGATATGGGGGGCGTGGCAGGGGACGTGGTG GCCAGGGCCAGAACTGGAATCAAGGTTACAACAACTACTGGAACCAAGGATACAACCAGAACTATGGCTATGGACAGCAAGGCTACGGATACGGCGGCTATGGCAACTATGACTACTCTGCTGGTTATTACGGCTATGGGGGTGGCTACGATTACA GTCTAAagtaa
- the hnrnpaba gene encoding heterogeneous nuclear ribonucleoprotein A/Ba isoform X1 yields MSEIEQQYMETSENGHEVDDDFNGAGQTEEGIDESAVNDCGEGEGEAEAEAEAEAEAEGEGEGEGADADENSQNGGTEGGQIDASKGEEDAGKMFVGGLSWDTSKKDLKDYFSKYGEVTDCTIKMDQQTGRSRGFGFILFKEAVSVDKVLEQKEHRLDGRVIDPKKAMAMKKDPVKKIFVGGLNPDTSKEVIQEYFGTFGEIETIELPQDPKTEKRRGFVFITYKDEVPVKKVMEKKYHNVGGSKCEIKIAQPKEVYQQQQYGARGYGGRGRGRGGQGQNWNQGYNNYWNQGYNQNYGYGQQGYGYGGYGNYDYSAGYYGYGGGYDYNQGNTSYGKTPRRGGHQNSYRPY; encoded by the exons atgtCTGAGATAGAGCAGCAGTATATGGAAACATCGGAAAACGGCCATGAAGTCGACGATGATTTTAACGGAGCCGGCCAAACCGAGGAGGGGATCGACGAGAGCGCTGTGAATGACTGCGGAGAGGGTGAAGGAGAagcagaggcagaggcagaaGCAGAGGcagaagcagagggagagggagagggcgagGGTGCCGACGCCGATGAGAACTCGCAAAACGGCGGCACAGAGGGCGGCCAGATCGACGCCAGTAAAGGCGAGGAGGATGCCGG GAAAATGTTTGTTGGTGGGCTCAGTTGGGACACGAGCAAGAAGGATCTTAAAGATTACTTCTCTAAATATGGTGAGGTGACGGACTGCACCATCAAGATGGACCAGCAGACAGGGAGGTCAAGAGGTTTCGGCTTCATTCTCTTCAAAGAGGCAGTCAGCGTTGACAAG gtcttaGAACAGAAAGAGCACAGACTAGATGGCCGAGTTATCGACCCCAAGAAGGCTATGGCAATGAAGAAAGACCCAGTGAAGAAAATCTTTGTGGGGGGCCTTAACCCTGACACCTCTAAGGAAGTCATTCAGGAGTACTTTGGGACATTTGGAGAG ATCGAGACCATTGAACTTCCGCAAGATCCAAAGACGGAAAAGAGGAGGGGATTCGTAttcatcacatataaagacgaGGTTCCAGTCAAGAAGGTGATGGAGAAGAAGTACCATAACGTCGGTGGAAGCAAG TGTGAAATTAAAATCGCCCAGCCCAAAGAGGTctaccagcagcagcagtatggTGCCCGTGGATATGGGGGGCGTGGCAGGGGACGTGGTG GCCAGGGCCAGAACTGGAATCAAGGTTACAACAACTACTGGAACCAAGGATACAACCAGAACTATGGCTATGGACAGCAAGGCTACGGATACGGCGGCTATGGCAACTATGACTACTCTGCTGGTTATTACGGCTATGGGGGTGGCTACGATTACA ACCAGGGCAATACAAGCTATGGGAAAACTCCAAGACGTGGAGGCCACCAGAATAGCTACAGGCCATACTGA
- the nme5 gene encoding nucleoside diphosphate kinase homolog 5, producing MDQPSRKRIYVERTLALIKPNAVDKAEEIENIILKAGFTILQKRKLQLSPEQCSDFYADQYGKLFFPSLTAFMSSGPIVALTLARDNAVIHWKSIIGPVNSVKARETHPECLRAKYGTSDLKNGLHGSATFSVAEREIKFMFPNSIIEPFPSKEATAEYLSRYVNPTLLQGLTHLCKHKPHNPCIWLADWLIKNNPNKVQICDGAIVEEVE from the exons ATGGACCAGCCGTCACGTAAGCGAATTTATGTAGAAAGAACCTTGGCTCTAATTAAACCAAATGCAGTCGACAAAGCAGAGGAGATTGAGAACATTATACTAAAAGCTGGCTTCACTATCCTACAA AAGAGAAAGCTGCAGCTCAGTCCAGAGCAGTGCAGTGACTTTTACGCAGACCAGTATGGAAAGCTGTTCTTTCCCAGCTTGACTGCCTTCATGAGCTCTGGCCCCATCGTTGCCCTGACTCTGGCCCGTGACAACGCTGTCATCCACTGGAAGTCCATCATAGGGCCTGTCAACAGTGTCAAAGCCAGAGAAACTCATCCAGAGTG CCTTAGAGCAAAGTATGGAACTTCTGACCTGAAGAACGGGCTCCATGGCAGTGCAACATTTAGTGTGGCTGAAAGGGAGATCAAATTTATGTTCCCTAACT CTATTATTGAGCCCTTTCCCTCTAAAGAAGCAACAGCAGAGTACCTGAGTAGGTATGTGAACCCAACTCTGCTGCAGGGACTCACACATCTCTGCAAGCACAAGCCACACAACCCCTGT ATCTGGCTTGCTGACTGGCTGATcaaaaataatccaaacaaGGTTCAAATATGTGATGGAGCCATTGTGGAAGAAGTAGAATAG
- the rack1 gene encoding small ribosomal subunit protein RACK1, whose product MTEQMTVRGTLKGHNGWVTQIATTPQYPDMILSASRDKTIIMWKLTRDETNYGIPQRSLQGHSHFVSDVVISSDGQFALSGSWDKSLRLWDLTTGCTTRRFDGHLKDVLSVAFSADNRQIVSGSRDKTIKLWNTLGVCKYTIQDEGHSEWASCVRFSPNSSNPIIVSCGWDKVVKVWNLANCKLKTNHIGHTGYLNTVTVSPDGSLCASGGKDGQAMLWDLNEGKHLYTLDSGDTINALCFSPNRYWLCAATGPSIKIWDLEGKIIVDELRQEVISTNSKAEPPQCTCLAWSADGQTLFAGYTDNLIRVWQVTIGTR is encoded by the exons ATGACCGAGCAGATGACAGTGAGGGGTACCCTGAAGGGCCACAATGGATGGGTCACCCAGATCGCCACTACGCCCCAGTATCCCGACATGATTCTGTCGGCGTCCCGAG acaAGACCATCATCATGTGGAAGCTGACCCGTGATGAAACCAACTATGGCATCCCCCAGCGCTCTTTGCAGGGCCACTCTCACTTTGTCAGTGATGTTGTCATCTCCTCAGATGGACAGTTTGCTCTGTCAGGCTCATGGGACAAGTCCCTCCGTCTGTGGGACCTCACCAC TGGCTGCACCACCCGGAGATTTGATGGCCACTTGAAGGATGTTTTGAGTGTGGCCTTCTCCGCTGATAACCGCCAGATCGTGTCTGGCTCCCGGGATAAGACCATCAAGCTGTGGAATACTTTGGGAGTCTGCAAGTACACCATCCAG GACGAGGGTCATTCTGAGTGGGCATCCTGCGTGCGCTTCTCACCCAACAGCAGCAACCCCATTATTGTCTCCTGCGGCTGGGACAAGGTGGTCAAG GTTTGGAACCTTGCAAACTGCAAGCTGAAGACCAACCATATCGGCCACACTGGCTACCTGAACACAGTGACAGTCTCACCCGATGGCTCCCTGTGTGCATCTGGAGGAAAG GACGGTCAGGCCATGCTGTGGGACCTGAATGAGGGCAAGCACCTCTACACCCTGGACAGTGGTGACACCATCAATGCACTCTGCTTCAGCCCCAACCGTTACTGGCTGTGTGCCGCCACTGGCCCCAGTATCAAGATCTGG GATCTGGAGGGCAAGATCATTGTGGATGAgctgagacaggaagtgatcagcACAAATAGCAAGGCTGAACCTCCCCAGTGTACTTGTCTGGCATGGTCTGCTGATGGACAG ACCCTGTTTGCTGGCTACACTGACAACCTGATCAGAGTGTGGCAGGTCACCATTGGAACTCGATAA